The following coding sequences are from one Mycobacterium bourgelatii window:
- a CDS encoding aromatic alcohol reductase, which produces MTTATPTRFLVIGAGELGQAMITALTGHIGAQHLDDTVTVLLRPPTDGRPQRLEGLTSAPVAVVHADIASASPSELAEIFDDYDTVISCLGFAAGAGTQRKLTSAVLASGVKRYLPWQFGADYDLIGRGSPQDLFDEQLDVRELLRAQHQTHWIIVSAGMFTSFAFEPDFGVVDTATRTVRALGSWDTELTLTTAEDIAKLTTAVLYTPPPIVDDVVYIAGDTITYRELADIVDRTLHTQVSRVELSVEQLHDELAADPTDTMKKYRAVFGEGVGVAWPKEQSFNARHNIPTTTAEQWARQHLTSPDRSA; this is translated from the coding sequence ATGACCACCGCGACCCCCACCCGATTCCTGGTGATCGGCGCCGGCGAACTCGGCCAAGCCATGATCACGGCCCTCACCGGCCACATTGGCGCTCAGCACCTCGACGACACGGTGACGGTTCTGCTGCGACCACCCACCGATGGGCGGCCGCAGCGACTCGAGGGGCTCACCTCCGCGCCAGTGGCCGTCGTCCACGCCGACATCGCGTCAGCGTCACCTTCGGAACTGGCCGAGATCTTTGACGACTACGACACCGTGATCAGTTGCCTGGGCTTCGCGGCGGGAGCCGGCACCCAGCGCAAGCTGACCTCCGCCGTGCTGGCTTCCGGTGTGAAGCGTTACCTGCCATGGCAATTCGGCGCCGACTACGACCTCATCGGACGCGGCAGCCCGCAAGACCTCTTCGACGAACAGCTCGACGTCCGTGAGCTGCTGCGCGCCCAACACCAAACCCACTGGATCATCGTCTCCGCCGGCATGTTCACCAGCTTCGCGTTCGAACCCGATTTCGGTGTCGTTGACACCGCCACCCGCACCGTGCGGGCACTTGGCAGCTGGGACACCGAACTCACCCTCACCACCGCCGAAGACATCGCGAAGTTGACCACCGCCGTGCTCTACACACCACCGCCCATCGTCGACGACGTCGTCTACATTGCCGGCGACACCATCACCTACCGCGAGCTCGCCGACATCGTGGACCGCACCCTGCACACGCAGGTCTCCCGGGTCGAACTCTCCGTCGAGCAACTCCACGACGAACTCGCCGCCGACCCCACCGACACCATGAAGAAATACCGGGCCGTCTTCGGCGAAGGTGTAGGAGTCGCCTGGCCCAAGGAGCAGTCCTTCAACGCCAGACACAACATCCCCACCACCACCGCCGAGCAGTGGGCCCGACAACACCTCACCTCACCAGACCGCTCCGCCTGA
- a CDS encoding MFS transporter: protein MSRAITGTAIGNVMEWFDFGVYGYIATTIAQVFYPGNSVSAVHLIATFGTLAAAFVVRPLGGMIFGPLGDRIGRKRVLVMTILMMTFGTTMSGLLPGYSAIGIWAPILLVVARVFQGLSTGGEFVGAMTYLVEQAPDRKRGMLVGFLPLGNLIGFVAAGFLVTGLEAWLPNDAWLAWGWRVPLLLAAPLGLIALYMRLRLGESPAFTQAHQDAEAEEGGRERFRHTVVEQWRPMLICAALVLTSQVADFMVTGYLPTYLKTIVHVAETPALVMIVATLAVLMATIVFVAKLSDRIGVKPIMRTGCGLLIVASIPAFLLMRFGGGYPVIFIGVLLIGLMELCFDSTTPSALPALFPTRVRYGALAISYNLSISTVGGVTPLIAQALISATGNEMVPAYMLMFAGVVGVVTLLFTPEVAGKPLPGSGPAVETEEEARALAFDSG from the coding sequence ATGTCGCGAGCGATCACGGGTACCGCGATCGGAAACGTCATGGAGTGGTTTGACTTCGGGGTCTACGGCTACATCGCCACCACGATTGCGCAGGTGTTTTATCCCGGCAACAGCGTCAGCGCGGTCCACCTCATCGCCACCTTCGGCACCCTGGCGGCGGCCTTCGTGGTGCGTCCGCTGGGCGGCATGATCTTTGGCCCGCTGGGTGACCGCATCGGTCGCAAGCGGGTGCTGGTGATGACGATCCTGATGATGACGTTCGGTACGACCATGAGCGGCCTACTTCCCGGCTACAGCGCGATCGGCATCTGGGCGCCGATCCTGCTCGTCGTCGCCCGCGTCTTCCAGGGCCTGTCGACCGGGGGCGAATTCGTCGGTGCGATGACCTACCTGGTTGAGCAGGCACCGGACCGCAAGCGCGGCATGCTGGTCGGGTTTCTGCCGTTGGGCAACCTGATCGGTTTTGTGGCCGCCGGATTCCTGGTGACCGGGCTCGAGGCGTGGCTACCGAACGATGCCTGGCTGGCCTGGGGCTGGCGAGTTCCGTTGCTGCTGGCGGCGCCGCTGGGTTTGATCGCGCTGTACATGCGGCTGCGGCTGGGCGAGTCGCCGGCGTTCACGCAGGCGCATCAGGATGCCGAGGCCGAGGAAGGCGGCCGGGAACGATTCCGGCACACAGTCGTCGAGCAGTGGCGGCCGATGCTGATCTGCGCCGCTTTGGTGCTCACGTCTCAGGTCGCCGATTTCATGGTCACCGGCTACCTGCCGACCTACTTGAAAACTATTGTGCACGTGGCCGAAACGCCCGCACTGGTGATGATCGTGGCCACCTTGGCCGTGTTGATGGCGACGATTGTGTTCGTTGCGAAGCTGTCGGACCGGATCGGCGTCAAACCGATCATGCGCACCGGCTGCGGTCTGCTGATCGTGGCGTCGATCCCGGCGTTTTTGCTGATGCGCTTCGGCGGTGGCTATCCGGTGATCTTCATCGGCGTGTTGCTGATCGGACTGATGGAGTTGTGTTTCGACAGCACGACGCCCTCGGCGTTGCCGGCGCTGTTCCCCACCAGGGTTCGCTACGGCGCGTTGGCCATTTCGTACAACTTGTCGATATCCACCGTCGGGGGTGTCACCCCGTTGATCGCCCAAGCGTTGATCTCGGCGACCGGCAACGAGATGGTGCCGGCCTACATGCTGATGTTCGCCGGGGTGGTAGGCGTGGTCACGCTGTTGTTCACCCCGGAGGTCGCCGGCAAGCCGCTACCCGGGTCGGGTCCTGCGGTCGAGACCGAGGAGGAGGCCCGAGCACTGGCCTTTGACAGCGGCTAG
- a CDS encoding ACP S-malonyltransferase: MIALLAPGQGSQSEGMLSPWLELPGAADQIAAWSNASGLDLARLGTTASIEEITDTAIAQPLIVAATLLAHREMTNRGLLSGRDFVVAGHSVGEIAAYAIAGVMPADDAVALAATRGAEMAKACASEPTGMSAVLGGDETEVLTRLEQLDLVPANRNAAGQIVAAGRLTALEKLAEDPPAKARVRTLGVAGAFHTEFMASALDGYSAAAQRITVSEPTAMLLSNRDGKPVTSAAAAMETLVAQLTQPVRWDLCTATLREQGVEAIVEFPPAGTLTGIAKRELRGVPTRAVKSPADLDELANL; encoded by the coding sequence GTGATTGCGTTGCTTGCGCCCGGACAGGGCTCCCAGAGCGAAGGAATGCTGTCGCCGTGGCTGGAACTGCCCGGCGCGGCGGACCAGATTGCTGCATGGTCGAACGCCAGCGGTCTTGACTTGGCGCGACTGGGCACCACCGCGTCGATCGAGGAAATCACCGACACCGCGATCGCCCAGCCCCTGATCGTTGCCGCCACGCTGCTGGCTCATCGGGAAATGACAAACCGTGGGCTGCTCAGCGGACGGGACTTCGTCGTCGCTGGTCACTCGGTCGGCGAGATCGCTGCCTATGCGATCGCCGGTGTGATGCCCGCCGACGACGCCGTCGCGCTGGCCGCCACCCGCGGCGCGGAGATGGCCAAGGCCTGCGCCAGTGAGCCGACCGGGATGTCCGCGGTGCTCGGCGGCGACGAGACCGAGGTGCTGACCCGCCTCGAGCAGCTCGACCTGGTCCCCGCCAACCGCAACGCCGCCGGCCAGATCGTCGCCGCCGGTCGGTTGACCGCGCTGGAGAAGCTGGCCGAAGACCCGCCGGCCAAGGCCCGGGTGCGTACGCTGGGTGTTGCCGGCGCTTTCCACACCGAGTTCATGGCTTCGGCTCTGGACGGGTACTCCGCCGCAGCGCAGCGGATCACGGTCTCCGAGCCCACTGCGATGCTGCTGTCCAACCGCGACGGCAAGCCGGTGACTTCGGCGGCCGCGGCAATGGAGACGCTGGTCGCGCAACTCACCCAGCCGGTGCGCTGGGACCTGTGCACCGCCACCTTGCGTGAGCAGGGTGTCGAGGCGATCGTGGAGTTCCCCCCAGCGGGCACGCTCACCGGTATCGCCAAACGAGAACTTCGGGGGGTTCCGACGCGCGCCGTCAAGTCGCCCGCAGATCTGGACGAGTTGGCGAACCTCTAA
- a CDS encoding TetR/AcrR family transcriptional regulator yields MLSIGNDPNLDIGDRILAAAASCVMNYGADRVTLAEIARRAGVSRPTVYRRWPDTNSIMSTLLTNHVTDAMREVPFDGNDRESLVKQVVAVADRLRRDELIMSVMHSELARVYITERLGASQLFLIEGLAARLEMAQRDGSVRPGDPRQLATMILLIAQSTIQSADIVKPVLDDEALAAQLTYALNGYLA; encoded by the coding sequence ATGCTGTCAATCGGTAACGATCCCAATTTGGACATCGGGGATCGCATACTGGCGGCCGCGGCGAGCTGCGTGATGAATTACGGCGCCGATCGGGTGACGCTGGCCGAGATCGCCCGGCGCGCCGGCGTGAGCCGCCCGACCGTCTACCGGCGTTGGCCGGATACGAACTCGATCATGTCGACGCTGCTGACCAACCACGTCACCGACGCCATGCGAGAGGTGCCGTTCGACGGCAACGACCGCGAGTCCTTGGTGAAGCAGGTGGTCGCGGTGGCTGACCGGTTACGCCGCGACGAACTGATCATGTCGGTGATGCATTCCGAACTGGCCCGCGTCTACATCACCGAGCGCTTGGGCGCCAGCCAGCTGTTCCTGATCGAGGGACTGGCGGCCCGTCTGGAAATGGCGCAACGCGACGGCAGCGTGCGCCCCGGCGACCCCCGTCAACTCGCGACGATGATCCTGCTGATCGCGCAGTCCACCATCCAATCCGCCGACATCGTCAAGCCGGTCCTCGACGACGAAGCGCTTGCCGCCCAACTCACCTACGCACTGAACGGATACCTGGCCTGA
- the kasB gene encoding 3-oxoacyl-ACP synthase KasB, with the protein MTELVTGKALPNVVVTGVAMTTALATDVENTWKLLLDGQSGIRTLDDPFVEEFNLPVRIGGHLLEEFDSQLTRVELRRMSYLQRMSTVMGRRVWENTGSPEVDTNRLAVSIGTGLGSAEELVFGYDEMRMRGFRAVSPLAVQKYMPNGAAAAVGLERHAKAGVMTPVSACASGSEGIARAWQQIVLGEADIAICGGVETRIEAVPIAGFANMRIVMSTNNDDPPGACRPFDRDRDGFVFGEAAALLVIETEEHAKARGANILARIMGASITSDGFHMVAPDPNGERAGHAMTRAIQLAGLTPQDIDHVNAHATGTQVGDVAEGRAINNALKGHKPAVYAPKSALGHSVGAVGAVESILTVLALRDQVVPPTLNLVNLDPEIDLDVVAGKPRPGTYNYAINNSFGFGGHNVAIAFGRY; encoded by the coding sequence ATGACCGAACTGGTTACCGGGAAAGCGTTGCCCAACGTGGTCGTCACTGGCGTTGCCATGACGACCGCGTTGGCTACCGACGTCGAAAACACCTGGAAGTTGTTGCTGGATGGCCAAAGTGGCATCCGCACACTCGACGATCCCTTCGTTGAGGAGTTCAACCTGCCCGTGCGCATCGGCGGGCACCTGTTGGAAGAGTTCGACAGCCAACTCACGCGGGTTGAACTTCGCCGCATGTCCTACCTGCAGAGAATGTCGACCGTCATGGGCCGACGGGTGTGGGAGAACACCGGGTCGCCGGAGGTCGACACCAACCGCTTGGCGGTGTCGATCGGCACCGGGCTGGGCTCGGCAGAAGAGCTTGTCTTCGGGTACGACGAAATGCGGATGCGTGGCTTCCGGGCGGTTTCGCCGCTGGCCGTGCAGAAGTACATGCCCAACGGCGCCGCCGCTGCCGTCGGGTTGGAGCGCCACGCCAAGGCCGGGGTGATGACGCCGGTGTCGGCGTGTGCGTCCGGGTCGGAGGGTATCGCCCGCGCGTGGCAGCAGATCGTGCTCGGCGAGGCCGACATAGCGATCTGCGGTGGCGTGGAAACCCGCATTGAAGCGGTGCCGATCGCCGGCTTCGCCAACATGCGCATCGTCATGTCCACCAACAACGACGACCCGCCGGGTGCCTGTCGCCCGTTCGACCGGGACCGTGACGGCTTCGTGTTCGGCGAAGCTGCCGCGTTGTTGGTGATCGAGACCGAGGAGCACGCCAAGGCACGCGGCGCCAACATCCTGGCGCGCATCATGGGCGCCAGCATCACGTCGGACGGTTTCCACATGGTGGCGCCCGACCCCAATGGTGAGCGTGCGGGGCATGCAATGACGCGTGCGATTCAGCTCGCTGGGCTCACTCCGCAAGACATCGACCACGTCAACGCCCACGCCACCGGCACTCAGGTTGGTGACGTGGCCGAAGGCCGAGCCATCAACAACGCCTTGAAGGGCCACAAGCCTGCGGTGTATGCACCTAAGTCAGCGCTCGGCCACTCGGTGGGTGCGGTCGGAGCGGTGGAGTCCATCCTGACGGTGCTGGCGCTGCGGGATCAGGTGGTTCCGCCAACGCTGAACTTGGTCAACCTCGACCCAGAGATCGATCTGGACGTGGTGGCCGGAAAGCCGCGGCCTGGCACCTACAACTACGCGATCAACAACTCGTTCGGGTTCGGCGGACACAACGTCGCCATCGCGTTTGGGCGCTACTAG
- a CDS encoding PPE family protein, with product MDFGALPPEVNSSRMYTGAGVGSMLTAAAAWDALAADLHVTAGGYQSAIEELTQSWMGPSLMAMVGAVTPYLAWLRTTASQCQQAASQAAAAAAAYEAAFAMTVPPPMVVANRVQLAALIATNILGQNTPAIMATEAEYAEMWAQDATAMYDYAASSAAAASLTAFTPPPHTTNPGGLGAQSGTVSRAMSSVPQALQTLGTPGASAASGPATALSGLSGLPAGNGVFKSLGKGAGALEGAVTGLTGLSGSQLSLVEDSAGLGMDAVGLVALDGGGVGLDVVGVGLDVTGFGELSESAGLEALGGLGSIGGVSAGLGQASSLGTLSVPPSWAGALAVPASEAGAVGPGVVPGAPAAMPVSTAVSKIPLGGMVGRSSEGPIQRIGMRSTIIPHLPGAG from the coding sequence ATGGATTTTGGGGCGTTGCCACCAGAGGTCAATTCCAGTCGGATGTATACCGGTGCCGGGGTCGGGTCAATGTTGACCGCCGCAGCGGCCTGGGATGCCCTTGCCGCGGACTTACACGTCACCGCCGGTGGTTATCAGTCGGCAATCGAGGAACTGACTCAGTCTTGGATGGGCCCTTCGCTAATGGCGATGGTCGGTGCGGTCACGCCGTATCTGGCGTGGCTGCGGACCACCGCCTCGCAGTGTCAGCAGGCGGCCAGCCAGGCCGCCGCCGCTGCGGCTGCGTATGAGGCCGCGTTCGCGATGACGGTGCCGCCACCGATGGTCGTGGCGAACCGCGTCCAGTTGGCGGCGTTGATCGCCACCAACATATTGGGGCAGAACACACCGGCCATCATGGCTACCGAGGCGGAGTACGCCGAAATGTGGGCTCAAGATGCGACAGCGATGTACGACTACGCGGCCAGTTCGGCGGCAGCCGCATCCTTGACCGCCTTCACGCCGCCACCGCACACGACCAATCCAGGCGGGCTAGGCGCGCAAAGCGGTACCGTCTCACGTGCGATGTCCTCTGTGCCCCAGGCTCTTCAGACGCTGGGCACCCCAGGGGCGTCTGCCGCGTCGGGTCCAGCCACGGCTCTTTCCGGCCTCAGCGGCTTGCCTGCCGGCAACGGTGTGTTCAAGAGCTTGGGCAAGGGCGCCGGCGCACTCGAGGGGGCCGTGACCGGCCTGACCGGGCTGAGCGGTAGCCAACTGAGTTTGGTCGAGGACAGCGCGGGACTCGGCATGGACGCGGTCGGTCTCGTCGCTTTGGACGGTGGGGGTGTTGGTCTGGACGTGGTCGGTGTAGGCCTCGACGTCACCGGTTTCGGGGAATTGAGCGAATCGGCGGGATTAGAAGCCCTAGGCGGCCTCGGATCGATAGGTGGGGTGTCCGCGGGTCTGGGCCAGGCGAGCTCACTCGGGACGTTGTCGGTGCCGCCCAGTTGGGCCGGCGCGCTGGCGGTGCCGGCATCTGAAGCCGGGGCAGTAGGGCCGGGAGTCGTCCCCGGCGCTCCGGCCGCGATGCCAGTTAGTACTGCGGTCTCGAAAATACCGCTGGGCGGTATGGTCGGGCGCTCGTCGGAAGGCCCAATTCAGCGAATTGGGATGCGCAGCACTATCATTCCGCACTTGCCAGGGGCAGGGTAG
- a CDS encoding glycerol-3-phosphate dehydrogenase/oxidase, with protein MENSSALNAARRTADLAALADGEPLDVVVIGGGITGVGIALDAASRGLRTALVEKHDLAFGTSRWSSKLVHGGLRYLASGNIGIARRSAIERGILMRYNAPHLVHAMPQLVPLLPSMNHLKRALVRGGFLAGDGLRVLAGTPSSILPRSRWISARRVVELAPTVQQEGLSGGFLNYDGQLIDDARLVTAVARTAAQHGARILTYVAASEATGTSVRLTDQRTGQSFDVSARAVINAAGVWAGDIDNSLKLRPSRGTHLVFDAAAFGNPTAALTIPIPGELNRFVFAMPEQLGRIYLGLTDEDAPGPIPDVPEPSPEEISFLLDTVNTALGTAVTPSDVIGSYAGLRPLIDTGGGRTADVSRDHAVFESPSGVISVVGGKLTEYRYMAEDVLDRAIVLRQLQAGECRTRRLPLIGAQANPGQAAGPVGRLPDSLVARFGAEAAHVVKAATCERPKDPVAEGIDVTRAEFEYAVTHEGALSVDDILDRRTRIGLVPRDRERVVAVAEEFVSSSVA; from the coding sequence ATGGAGAACTCGAGCGCCCTCAATGCCGCACGCCGCACCGCGGACCTCGCCGCACTCGCCGACGGCGAGCCGCTGGATGTCGTCGTCATCGGGGGTGGCATCACCGGGGTGGGCATCGCCCTGGATGCGGCTTCGCGCGGACTGCGAACGGCCTTGGTGGAAAAACACGATCTGGCCTTCGGTACCAGCCGGTGGAGTTCGAAGTTGGTGCACGGCGGGCTGCGCTATCTGGCCAGCGGCAATATCGGGATTGCCCGACGCAGTGCCATCGAACGCGGAATCCTGATGCGCTACAACGCCCCTCATCTGGTGCATGCCATGCCGCAGCTGGTGCCGTTGCTGCCGTCGATGAACCACCTGAAGCGTGCGCTGGTGCGCGGTGGGTTCTTGGCCGGCGACGGCTTGCGGGTGCTCGCGGGAACGCCGTCCTCGATACTGCCGCGCTCACGCTGGATTTCGGCGCGCCGCGTCGTGGAGCTGGCACCGACCGTTCAGCAAGAGGGGCTGTCCGGCGGTTTCCTCAACTATGACGGGCAATTGATCGACGACGCCCGACTGGTTACGGCGGTGGCGCGCACCGCCGCCCAGCACGGCGCGCGGATTCTGACTTATGTGGCCGCGTCCGAGGCCACCGGAACATCGGTGCGGCTGACCGACCAGCGCACCGGACAGTCGTTCGATGTGTCGGCGCGCGCCGTGATCAACGCGGCCGGGGTATGGGCCGGTGACATCGACAACTCGTTGAAGTTACGGCCAAGCCGCGGAACGCATCTCGTCTTCGATGCGGCCGCGTTTGGCAATCCGACTGCGGCACTGACCATTCCGATTCCCGGTGAACTGAACCGGTTCGTGTTCGCCATGCCCGAGCAGTTGGGCCGAATCTATCTGGGGCTGACCGACGAGGACGCGCCGGGCCCGATTCCGGATGTGCCAGAGCCCTCTCCGGAGGAGATCTCGTTCCTACTGGACACGGTGAACACCGCTTTGGGGACGGCGGTCACGCCCTCGGATGTGATCGGCTCGTACGCCGGGTTGCGACCGCTGATCGACACCGGCGGGGGCCGTACCGCGGATGTCTCGCGCGACCACGCCGTCTTCGAGTCGCCGTCGGGCGTGATCAGCGTCGTCGGAGGCAAGCTGACCGAATACCGTTACATGGCAGAGGATGTGCTCGACCGGGCCATCGTCCTGCGGCAGCTGCAGGCCGGTGAATGTCGTACTCGTCGGCTGCCGTTGATCGGCGCCCAGGCCAATCCGGGACAGGCCGCCGGGCCCGTCGGGCGACTGCCGGATTCTTTGGTGGCGCGATTTGGGGCCGAGGCGGCACACGTCGTCAAGGCCGCCACATGTGAGCGGCCCAAGGATCCGGTTGCAGAGGGTATTGACGTGACGCGGGCCGAGTTCGAGTACGCGGTGACTCATGAGGGCGCGTTGAGTGTCGATGACATTCTTGATCGCCGGACGCGCATCGGCCTGGTTCCGCGTGACCGTGAGCGGGTGGTAGCTGTGGCCGAGGAATTCGTCAGCTCGTCTGTGGCATGA
- the kasA gene encoding 3-oxoacyl-ACP synthase KasA, giving the protein MTKPSTANGGYPNVVVTAVTATTSLAPDVESTWKALLAGESGIRVLEDDFVTKWDLPVRIGGHLKESVDIHMGRLDMRRMSYVQRMAKFLSQNLWESAGTPEVDPDRFSVVVGTGLGGAERIVESYDLMNEGGPRKVSPLAVQMIMPNGAAAVVGLQLGARAGVITPVSACSSGSEAIAHAWRQIVMGDADVAVCGGVEGPIEALPIAAFSMMRAMSTRNDEPERASRPFDKDRDGFVFGEAGALMLIETEEHAKARGAKPLARLMGAGITSDAFHMVAPAADGVRAGRAMTRSLELAGLSPKDVDLINAHGTATPIGDAAEANAIRAAGCQHAAVYAPKSSLGHSIGAVGALESVLTVLSLRDGVIPPTLNYETPDPEIDLDVVAGEPRHGDYRYAINNSFGFGGHNVSLAFGRY; this is encoded by the coding sequence GTGACCAAGCCTTCCACTGCTAATGGCGGTTACCCCAACGTTGTGGTAACCGCCGTCACAGCGACGACATCGCTCGCGCCTGACGTCGAAAGCACGTGGAAGGCTCTACTAGCTGGCGAAAGCGGCATTCGCGTCCTTGAAGACGACTTCGTCACTAAGTGGGACCTTCCCGTCAGGATTGGTGGCCACCTCAAGGAGTCGGTCGACATCCACATGGGCAGGCTCGACATGCGCCGCATGTCGTACGTCCAGCGCATGGCCAAGTTCCTGAGCCAGAACCTTTGGGAATCCGCTGGCACTCCGGAGGTTGACCCCGATCGGTTCAGCGTCGTGGTCGGTACCGGCCTGGGTGGTGCCGAACGGATCGTTGAGAGCTACGACCTTATGAATGAGGGCGGGCCCCGCAAGGTGTCCCCGCTCGCCGTTCAGATGATCATGCCTAACGGTGCTGCGGCGGTGGTTGGCTTGCAGCTCGGGGCCCGTGCCGGTGTCATCACTCCGGTGTCGGCCTGCTCGTCGGGCTCGGAGGCCATCGCTCACGCGTGGCGTCAGATCGTCATGGGCGACGCTGACGTCGCCGTGTGTGGCGGTGTCGAGGGCCCCATCGAAGCGTTGCCCATCGCGGCGTTCTCGATGATGCGGGCCATGTCGACGCGCAACGACGAACCCGAGCGTGCGTCGCGACCCTTCGACAAGGACCGTGACGGATTCGTGTTCGGCGAGGCCGGGGCGCTCATGCTCATCGAGACCGAGGAGCACGCCAAGGCCCGCGGCGCCAAGCCACTGGCACGCCTGATGGGTGCTGGCATAACCTCGGACGCTTTCCACATGGTGGCGCCCGCGGCGGACGGCGTTCGCGCCGGCCGCGCAATGACGCGCTCGCTGGAGTTGGCCGGTTTGTCGCCCAAGGACGTCGACCTGATCAACGCCCACGGAACCGCAACGCCGATCGGGGACGCCGCGGAGGCGAACGCGATCCGGGCCGCCGGTTGCCAGCATGCCGCTGTGTACGCACCGAAGTCGTCGCTGGGTCACTCCATCGGCGCCGTCGGCGCACTTGAGTCAGTACTCACGGTATTGAGCCTTCGGGACGGCGTCATACCGCCCACGTTGAACTATGAGACTCCTGACCCCGAGATCGACCTCGATGTCGTCGCCGGCGAACCCCGCCACGGCGACTACCGATACGCGATCAACAACTCGTTCGGGTTCGGCGGTCACAATGTTTCGCTCGCGTTTGGGCGTTACTAA
- a CDS encoding acyl-CoA carboxylase subunit beta — MTIMAPEAVNESLDPRDPLLRLSNFLDDGSVELLHERDRSGVLAAAGTVNGVRTIAFCTDGTVMGGAMGTEGCQHIVNAYDTAIEEQCPIVGIWHSGGARLAEGVRALHAVGTVFEAMIRASGYIPQISVVVGFAAGGAAYGPALTDVVVMAPESRVFVTGPDVVRSVTGEDVDMASLGGPETHHKKSGVCHIVADDELDAYERGRRLVGLFCQQGHFDRTKAEAGDTDIHALLPESPRRAYDVHPIVSAILDSDTPFDEFQANWAPSMVVGLGRLSGRTVGVLANNPLRLGGCLNSESAEKAARFVRLCDAFGIPLVVVVDVPGYLPGVDQEWGGVVRRGAKLLHAFGECTVPRVTLVTRKTYGGAYIAMNSRSLNATKVFAWPDAEVAVMGAKAAVGILHKKKLAAAPEHEREALHDQLAAEHERIAGGVDSAIEIGVVDEKIDPAHTRSKLTEALAQAPARRGRHKNIPL, encoded by the coding sequence ATGACAATCATGGCCCCCGAGGCGGTTAACGAGTCGCTCGACCCCCGCGATCCACTGCTGCGTCTCAGCAATTTCCTCGACGACGGCAGCGTCGAGTTGCTCCACGAGCGTGACCGTTCCGGTGTCCTGGCCGCGGCCGGCACCGTGAACGGTGTACGCACCATCGCGTTCTGCACCGACGGAACCGTGATGGGCGGTGCCATGGGCACCGAGGGCTGCCAGCACATCGTCAACGCTTACGACACCGCCATCGAAGAGCAGTGCCCCATCGTGGGCATCTGGCACTCCGGCGGTGCCCGACTGGCCGAGGGTGTGCGGGCGCTGCATGCGGTCGGCACGGTGTTCGAGGCCATGATTCGCGCCTCGGGCTACATTCCGCAGATCTCGGTGGTCGTCGGCTTCGCGGCCGGCGGCGCCGCCTACGGGCCCGCGCTGACCGATGTCGTCGTGATGGCGCCGGAAAGCCGGGTCTTCGTCACCGGCCCCGACGTGGTCCGCAGTGTCACCGGCGAGGACGTCGACATGGCGTCTCTCGGTGGTCCGGAAACCCACCACAAGAAGTCCGGGGTGTGCCACATCGTCGCCGACGACGAACTCGACGCCTACGAGCGTGGTCGCCGGCTGGTCGGATTGTTCTGCCAGCAAGGACATTTCGACCGCACCAAGGCCGAAGCCGGTGACACCGACATCCACGCGCTGCTTCCCGAGTCACCTCGGCGCGCCTACGACGTGCATCCGATCGTGTCCGCGATCCTCGACTCGGACACGCCGTTCGACGAGTTCCAGGCCAACTGGGCGCCGTCGATGGTGGTCGGCCTGGGCCGGTTGTCGGGTCGCACCGTCGGCGTGCTGGCCAACAACCCGCTGCGACTGGGCGGCTGCTTGAACTCCGAAAGCGCTGAGAAGGCAGCACGTTTCGTGCGCCTGTGCGACGCCTTCGGCATCCCGTTGGTGGTTGTTGTCGACGTTCCCGGGTATCTGCCGGGTGTTGACCAGGAGTGGGGTGGCGTGGTGCGCCGCGGCGCCAAACTGCTGCATGCGTTCGGCGAATGCACCGTTCCGCGGGTCACCCTGGTCACCCGAAAGACCTACGGCGGGGCCTACATTGCGATGAACTCCCGGTCGCTCAACGCGACCAAGGTGTTCGCGTGGCCGGACGCCGAGGTCGCGGTGATGGGCGCCAAGGCGGCCGTCGGCATCCTGCACAAGAAGAAGCTGGCCGCCGCGCCGGAGCACGAGCGCGAGGCGCTGCACGACCAGCTGGCCGCCGAGCACGAGCGGATCGCCGGTGGTGTGGACAGCGCCATCGAGATCGGTGTGGTCGACGAGAAGATCGACCCCGCCCACACGCGCAGCAAGCTGACCGAGGCGCTCGCGCAAGCCCCCGCCCGCCGCGGCCGCCACAAGAACATTCCGCTGTAA
- the acpM gene encoding meromycolate extension acyl carrier protein AcpM — protein sequence MAVSQEEIIAGIAEIIEEVTGIEPSEVTPEKSFVDDLDIDSLSMVEIAVQTEDKYGVKIPDEDLAGLRTVGDVVAYIQKLEEENPEAAEALRAKLETENPEAVANVKARLEAESK from the coding sequence GTGGCCGTATCTCAGGAAGAAATCATCGCCGGTATTGCCGAAATCATCGAAGAGGTCACCGGTATCGAGCCCTCCGAGGTCACCCCGGAGAAGTCGTTCGTCGACGACCTGGACATCGACTCGTTGTCGATGGTTGAGATCGCTGTGCAGACCGAGGACAAGTACGGCGTGAAGATCCCGGACGAGGACCTCGCCGGTCTGCGCACCGTCGGTGACGTCGTCGCCTACATCCAGAAGCTCGAGGAAGAGAACCCCGAGGCCGCCGAGGCGCTGCGGGCCAAGCTCGAGACCGAGAACCCCGAGGCTGTCGCCAACGTCAAGGCGAGGCTGGAAGCAGAAAGCAAGTGA